A window of Chaetodon auriga isolate fChaAug3 chromosome 2, fChaAug3.hap1, whole genome shotgun sequence contains these coding sequences:
- the rdh20 gene encoding retinol dehydrogenase 10-A has product MIFLMDLQMMLLDVIYFILRNSVRVVLRPRTKPIDSELVLITGSGGGLGRLFAQEFTKHGAEVVLWDVNSTSNEQTAKLVREMGGKAYTYTVDVTNREDVYRTADLVRQELGRDVTMLVNNAGVVAGERMLDCPDELMERTMKVNCHALFWTVKAFLPQMKAQNHGHIVTIASVLGLFSTACVEDYCASKFAAVGFHESLAHELLAEEFEGVKTTLVCPYIVDTGMFEGCKIREEMELLLPPLEPQYCVEQAMNAILIDQPLVCIPRLTYLPFLSRALLPWESNVVTYRFMGSDKCMYPFIDTMKKQASNGSIKVA; this is encoded by the exons ATGATTTTTCTAATGGACCTCCAGATGATGCTTCTGGATGTGATTTACTTCATCCTGCGTAACTCTGTGCGGGTCGTCCTGCGCCCACGCACCAAGCCCATTGACAGCGAGCTGGTGCTGATCACCGGATCAGGTGGTGGCCTGGGTCGTCTCTTTGCTCAGGAATTCACCAAGCATGGAGCCGAAGTGGTGCTGTGGGACGTCAACAGCACCTCCAATGAGCAGACAGCCAAGCTGGTGCGTGAGATGGGGGGTAAGGCGTACACCTACACGGTGGATGTGACCAACAGGGAGGATGTGTATCGCACTGCAGACCTCGTGCGACAGGAGCTGGGCCGGGACGTCACAATGCTGGTGAACAACGCTGGAGTGGTGGCTGGGGAGCGCATGTTAGACTGTCCTGATGAGCTGATGGAGAGGACCATGAAAGTCAACTGCCACGCGCTCTTCTGG acaGTGAAGGCCTTCCTCCCTCAGATGAAAGCCCAGAACCATGGACACATTGTGACCATCGCCAGCGTCCTCGGCCTCTTCAGCACCGCTTGTGTCGAG GATTACTGTGCCAGTAAGTTTGCTGCAGTGGGCTTCCATGAGTCCCTGGCCCAcgagctgctggctgaggagTTTGAAGGAGTGAAAACTACTCTTGTGTGCCCCTATATCGTGGACACCGGCATGTTTGAAGGCTGCAAGATACG GGAGGAAATGGAACTGCTCCTCCCCCCTCTGGAGCCCCAGTACTGCGTCGAGCAGGCCATGAACGCCATCCTGATAGACCAACCATTAGTGTGCATCCCTCGCCTCACCTACCTGCCTTTCCTGTCCAGAGC ACTGCTGCCATGGGAATCCAATGTGGTCACATATCGTTTCATGGGGTCCGACAAGTGCATGTACCCCTTCATCGACACCATGAAGAAACAAGCGTCTAATGGCTCCATTAAGGTTGCATAA
- the stau1 gene encoding double-stranded RNA-binding protein Staufen homolog 1 isoform X4, whose amino-acid sequence MSQLQFQCPASPMPAASAPLQLGQPQPGYSIPCASGTLPSESASQPIRSSALPAGSATPYTTTTVSNMANPKEKTPMCLVNELARFNKIQPEYKLLCEQGPAHSKIFSVRLTLGDQHWEAEGTSIKKAQHSAAASALAETTLPKPTVRTPRNTDGLTHTMELNALCMKLGKKPMYKPIDTYPGMRPPNFNYNVRAPGPYQRSMQQYYYPFPPVGPMLYHMELSIGGQQFFGKGRTRQLAKHDAAAKALKVLHKEPILQQLPVMNGEPEEENLNKSEISQVFEIALKRNLPVNFEVLKEEGPPHMKSFVVCVTVGEFTGEGEGKSKKIAKKLAAAAVLGELKRLPHIPSVEKTLPRIKKKTKSIIKLQTSPEYGQGMNPISRLAQIQQAKKEKEPEYSMVTERGLPRRREFVMQVMVCGQSAEGMGPSKKVAKRNAAEKMLELLGYKVPQPQPPKPALKTDEKTPVKKPGDGRKVTFFEPGSVEDVALGSKEEDFRLPYLSHQQLPAGILPMVPEVAQAVGACQGPQAKDYSRAIPNPGKATITAMIANELLYAGTSLTAETILKNKNNMNQLPHGPLTRPSEQLSYLASVQGLQVEYKDFPKNNKNEFVSLINCSSQPPLISHGIGKDVESCHDMAALNILKLLSELDQQPNERTGNGPVSRCGKQEIEGDLHLKQTNSSTLAQTLDGTV is encoded by the exons ATGTCCCAGCTCCAGTTTCAGTGTCCGGCTAGCCCTATGCCTGCTGCCTCTGCCCCACTGCAGCTGGGGCAGCCACAACCTGGCTACAGCATCCCTTGTGCCTCAGGCACCCTACCCTCGGAGAGCGccagccagccaatcaggagctCCGCTCTGCCCGCGGGCTCAGCCACTCCCTACACTACCACCAcag TATCTAACATGGCAAACCCTAAAGAGAAGACCCCCATGTGTTTGGTGAATGAGTTAGCCCGTTTCAATAAGATCCAACCTGAGTATAAGCTGCTTTGTGAGCAAGGACCAGCTCACTCCAAG ATTTTCTCAGTTAGACTCACACTGGGAGATCAGCACTGGGAAGCAGAGGGGACCAGCATCAAGAAAGCCCAGCATTCCGCTGCAGCGTCTGCCCTCGCTGAGACGACACTTCCCAAGCCCACCGTGAGGACGCCCCGCAACACAG ATGGTTTGACACACACCATGGAGTTAAATGCACTATGTATGAAGCTTGGTAAAAAGCCTATGTATAAACCCATCGACACGTACCCAGGGATGAGACCGCCAAACTTCAACTACAATGTCCGGGCTCCAGGTCCTTACCAGCGCTCTATGCAACA gTACTACTATCCATTTCCTCCAGTGGGACCAATGTTATACCACATGGAGCTTTCCATCGGAGGCCAGCAGTTTTTTGGTAAGGGACGCACACGGCAGTTAGCAAAACATGACGCTGCTGCCAAGGCCCTGAAAGTGCTGCACAAGGAGCCAATATTGCAACAGTTGCCAGTG ATGAATGGAGAGCCCGAGGAGGAGAACCTCAACAAATCAGAAATCAGTCAAGTGTTTGAAATCGCACTTAAACGCAACTTACCTGTCAACTTTGAG gttttAAAGGAAGAAGGCCCTCCCCACATGAAGAGTTTTGTAGTCTGTGTTACAGTCGGGGAGTTCACTGGAGAGGGCGAGGGAAAGAGTAAAAAGATTGCCAAgaagctggcagcagcagcggtgctGGGGGAGCTGAAGAGGCTGCCCCATATACCCAGTGTGGAAAAGACGCTGCCACGCATCAAGAAGAAAACCAAATCCATCATCAAG CTACAAACCAGCCCAGAATACGGTCAGGGAATGAATCCCATCAGCCGCCTGGCTCAGATCCAGCAGGCCAAGAAGGAGAAAGAACCAGAGTACAGCATGGTGACAGAGAGGGGTCTGCCTCGACGCAGGGAGTTTGTCATGCAG GTGATGGTGTGTGGGCAGTCTGCAGAGGGAATGGGACCTAGTAAGAAGGTGGCCAAGAGGAACgcagcagagaaaatgctgGAGCTCTTGGGTTATAAAgtgcctcagcctcagcccccTAAACCGGCACTCAAAACGGATGAAAAG ACCCCAGTGAAAAAGCCTGGTGATGGGCGCAAAGTGACCTTCTTTGAACCCGGCTCTGTAGAGGATGTGGCATTGG GTTCCAAGGAGGAGGACTTCCGCCTGCCTTACCTGAGCCACCAGCAGCTACCTGCAGGTATCCTGCCCATGGTCCCTGAGGTGGCTCAAGCAGTTGGAGCCTGCCAAGGACCCCAGGCCAAGGACTACAGTCGAGCTATCCCCAACCCAGGCAAGGCCACAATCACTGCCATGATTGCCAACGAGCTGCTTTACGCAGGGACATCCCTGACTGCTGAGACTATCCtaaagaacaaaaataacatgaacCAACTGCCCCACGGACCCCTCACCAGGCCTTCAGAACAGCTCAGCTATCTTGCATCCGTGCAGGGCCTGCAG gTGGAATATAAAGATTTCCCCAAAAACAATAAGAATGAGTTTGTGTCACTGATTaactgctcctcccagccaccGCTCATCAGTCATGGGATTGGAAAAGATGTAGAATCCTGTCATGATATG GCTGCACTGAATATATTGAAATTGCTCTCCGAGTTGGACCAGCAGCCAAATGAAAGGACAGGAAATGGACCAGTCTCTAG GTGTGGCAAGCAGGAAATCGAAGGAGACTTGCACCTCAAACAGACTAACTCAAGCACATTGGCACAGACCCTGGATGGCACTGTTTAG
- the LOC143338860 gene encoding somatomedin-B and thrombospondin type-1 domain-containing protein, with protein MTVWRSCSSVALVCLGVSLFLVGPCQSGCRERGLCCPGRDPSCISRGWRSDRSYGICYCDQACVSTLDCCHDYETACPAVSCVVSEWAQWSGCAESCRATFRRRSRTILQEPLNAGKLCPHLEEQAGCAEYWSQQGHCPNSLVPALIITGGYGNARKKRDIPDSSDIIGYCVQFQLTSLTKGCQQSTGPHTQWMQYLREGHHVCVECQPPALVAGQTHCTGDGEENQQDRRQSLQWQAVGNPRCRGVWRRVGRLEACSCPTAHSFLFI; from the exons ATGACagtctggaggagctgcagctctgtggctttGGTTTGTCTCGGAGTGTCTTTATTCCTGGTGGGTCCCTGTCAGTCGGGCTGTCGGGAAAGGGGTCTGTGCTGCCCCGGCCGGGATCCGTCATGCATCAGCAGGGGGTGGAGGTCGGACCGGTCCTATGGCATCTGCTACTGCGACCAGGCCTGCGTGTCCACCCTGGACTGCTGCCACGACTATGAGACGGCCTGTCCAG cGGTGTCCTGTGTGGTGAGTGAGTGGGCCCAGTGGTCAGGCTGTGCCGAGTCCTGCAGGGCCACGTTCCGCAGGCGCAGCAGGACCATCCTGCAGGAGCCGCTCAATGCAGGCAAGCTCTGTCCCCATCTGGAGGAGCAAGCCGGCTGTGCAGAGTACTGGTCTCAGCAAGGGCACTGTCCCAACTCACTCG TTCCAGCGCTTATTATCACTGGTGGCTATGGCAACGCCAGGAAGAAAAGAGACATCCCTGACAGCAGCGACATTATAGG GTATTGTGTCCAGTTTCAGTTGACCTCTCTGACAAAAGGGTGCCAGCAGAGCACGGGCCCACACACCCAGTGGATGCAGTACCTGAGGGAGGGGCACCACGTGTGTGTCGAGTGCCAGCCGCCTGCTCTCGTTGCTGGACAGACACACTGCACCGGAGACGGAGAGGAAAACCAACAGGACAG AAGACAATCTCTCCAGTGGCAGGCGGTGGGAAACCCTCGATGCAGGGGTGTGTGGAGGCGTGTTGGGAGGCTGGAGGCCTGCTCCTGCCCAACAGCTCACAGCTTCCTCTTCATCTAA
- the stau1 gene encoding double-stranded RNA-binding protein Staufen homolog 1 isoform X1, with the protein MSQLQFQCPASPMPAASAPLQLGQPQPGYSIPCASGTLPSESASQPIRSSALPAGSATPYTTTTVSNMANPKEKTPMCLVNELARFNKIQPEYKLLCEQGPAHSKIFSVRLTLGDQHWEAEGTSIKKAQHSAAASALAETTLPKPTVRTPRNTGKNPADGLTHTMELNALCMKLGKKPMYKPIDTYPGMRPPNFNYNVRAPGPYQRSMQQYYYPFPPVGPMLYHMELSIGGQQFFGKGRTRQLAKHDAAAKALKVLHKEPILQQLPVMNGEPEEENLNKSEISQVFEIALKRNLPVNFEVLKEEGPPHMKSFVVCVTVGEFTGEGEGKSKKIAKKLAAAAVLGELKRLPHIPSVEKTLPRIKKKTKSIIKLQTSPEYGQGMNPISRLAQIQQAKKEKEPEYSMVTERGLPRRREFVMQVMVCGQSAEGMGPSKKVAKRNAAEKMLELLGYKVPQPQPPKPALKTDEKTPVKKPGDGRKVTFFEPGSVEDVALGSKEEDFRLPYLSHQQLPAGILPMVPEVAQAVGACQGPQAKDYSRAIPNPGKATITAMIANELLYAGTSLTAETILKNKNNMNQLPHGPLTRPSEQLSYLASVQGLQVEYKDFPKNNKNEFVSLINCSSQPPLISHGIGKDVESCHDMAALNILKLLSELDQQPNERTGNGPVSRCGKQEIEGDLHLKQTNSSTLAQTLDGTV; encoded by the exons ATGTCCCAGCTCCAGTTTCAGTGTCCGGCTAGCCCTATGCCTGCTGCCTCTGCCCCACTGCAGCTGGGGCAGCCACAACCTGGCTACAGCATCCCTTGTGCCTCAGGCACCCTACCCTCGGAGAGCGccagccagccaatcaggagctCCGCTCTGCCCGCGGGCTCAGCCACTCCCTACACTACCACCAcag TATCTAACATGGCAAACCCTAAAGAGAAGACCCCCATGTGTTTGGTGAATGAGTTAGCCCGTTTCAATAAGATCCAACCTGAGTATAAGCTGCTTTGTGAGCAAGGACCAGCTCACTCCAAG ATTTTCTCAGTTAGACTCACACTGGGAGATCAGCACTGGGAAGCAGAGGGGACCAGCATCAAGAAAGCCCAGCATTCCGCTGCAGCGTCTGCCCTCGCTGAGACGACACTTCCCAAGCCCACCGTGAGGACGCCCCGCAACACAGGCAAGAACCCAG CAGATGGTTTGACACACACCATGGAGTTAAATGCACTATGTATGAAGCTTGGTAAAAAGCCTATGTATAAACCCATCGACACGTACCCAGGGATGAGACCGCCAAACTTCAACTACAATGTCCGGGCTCCAGGTCCTTACCAGCGCTCTATGCAACA gTACTACTATCCATTTCCTCCAGTGGGACCAATGTTATACCACATGGAGCTTTCCATCGGAGGCCAGCAGTTTTTTGGTAAGGGACGCACACGGCAGTTAGCAAAACATGACGCTGCTGCCAAGGCCCTGAAAGTGCTGCACAAGGAGCCAATATTGCAACAGTTGCCAGTG ATGAATGGAGAGCCCGAGGAGGAGAACCTCAACAAATCAGAAATCAGTCAAGTGTTTGAAATCGCACTTAAACGCAACTTACCTGTCAACTTTGAG gttttAAAGGAAGAAGGCCCTCCCCACATGAAGAGTTTTGTAGTCTGTGTTACAGTCGGGGAGTTCACTGGAGAGGGCGAGGGAAAGAGTAAAAAGATTGCCAAgaagctggcagcagcagcggtgctGGGGGAGCTGAAGAGGCTGCCCCATATACCCAGTGTGGAAAAGACGCTGCCACGCATCAAGAAGAAAACCAAATCCATCATCAAG CTACAAACCAGCCCAGAATACGGTCAGGGAATGAATCCCATCAGCCGCCTGGCTCAGATCCAGCAGGCCAAGAAGGAGAAAGAACCAGAGTACAGCATGGTGACAGAGAGGGGTCTGCCTCGACGCAGGGAGTTTGTCATGCAG GTGATGGTGTGTGGGCAGTCTGCAGAGGGAATGGGACCTAGTAAGAAGGTGGCCAAGAGGAACgcagcagagaaaatgctgGAGCTCTTGGGTTATAAAgtgcctcagcctcagcccccTAAACCGGCACTCAAAACGGATGAAAAG ACCCCAGTGAAAAAGCCTGGTGATGGGCGCAAAGTGACCTTCTTTGAACCCGGCTCTGTAGAGGATGTGGCATTGG GTTCCAAGGAGGAGGACTTCCGCCTGCCTTACCTGAGCCACCAGCAGCTACCTGCAGGTATCCTGCCCATGGTCCCTGAGGTGGCTCAAGCAGTTGGAGCCTGCCAAGGACCCCAGGCCAAGGACTACAGTCGAGCTATCCCCAACCCAGGCAAGGCCACAATCACTGCCATGATTGCCAACGAGCTGCTTTACGCAGGGACATCCCTGACTGCTGAGACTATCCtaaagaacaaaaataacatgaacCAACTGCCCCACGGACCCCTCACCAGGCCTTCAGAACAGCTCAGCTATCTTGCATCCGTGCAGGGCCTGCAG gTGGAATATAAAGATTTCCCCAAAAACAATAAGAATGAGTTTGTGTCACTGATTaactgctcctcccagccaccGCTCATCAGTCATGGGATTGGAAAAGATGTAGAATCCTGTCATGATATG GCTGCACTGAATATATTGAAATTGCTCTCCGAGTTGGACCAGCAGCCAAATGAAAGGACAGGAAATGGACCAGTCTCTAG GTGTGGCAAGCAGGAAATCGAAGGAGACTTGCACCTCAAACAGACTAACTCAAGCACATTGGCACAGACCCTGGATGGCACTGTTTAG
- the stau1 gene encoding double-stranded RNA-binding protein Staufen homolog 1 isoform X3 — protein sequence MSQLQFQCPASPMPAASAPLQLGQPQPGYSIPCASGTLPSESASQPIRSSALPAGSATPYTTTTVSNMANPKEKTPMCLVNELARFNKIQPEYKLLCEQGPAHSKIFSVRLTLGDQHWEAEGTSIKKAQHSAAASALAETTLPKPTVRTPRNTADGLTHTMELNALCMKLGKKPMYKPIDTYPGMRPPNFNYNVRAPGPYQRSMQQYYYPFPPVGPMLYHMELSIGGQQFFGKGRTRQLAKHDAAAKALKVLHKEPILQQLPVMNGEPEEENLNKSEISQVFEIALKRNLPVNFEVLKEEGPPHMKSFVVCVTVGEFTGEGEGKSKKIAKKLAAAAVLGELKRLPHIPSVEKTLPRIKKKTKSIIKLQTSPEYGQGMNPISRLAQIQQAKKEKEPEYSMVTERGLPRRREFVMQVMVCGQSAEGMGPSKKVAKRNAAEKMLELLGYKVPQPQPPKPALKTDEKTPVKKPGDGRKVTFFEPGSVEDVALGSKEEDFRLPYLSHQQLPAGILPMVPEVAQAVGACQGPQAKDYSRAIPNPGKATITAMIANELLYAGTSLTAETILKNKNNMNQLPHGPLTRPSEQLSYLASVQGLQVEYKDFPKNNKNEFVSLINCSSQPPLISHGIGKDVESCHDMAALNILKLLSELDQQPNERTGNGPVSRCGKQEIEGDLHLKQTNSSTLAQTLDGTV from the exons ATGTCCCAGCTCCAGTTTCAGTGTCCGGCTAGCCCTATGCCTGCTGCCTCTGCCCCACTGCAGCTGGGGCAGCCACAACCTGGCTACAGCATCCCTTGTGCCTCAGGCACCCTACCCTCGGAGAGCGccagccagccaatcaggagctCCGCTCTGCCCGCGGGCTCAGCCACTCCCTACACTACCACCAcag TATCTAACATGGCAAACCCTAAAGAGAAGACCCCCATGTGTTTGGTGAATGAGTTAGCCCGTTTCAATAAGATCCAACCTGAGTATAAGCTGCTTTGTGAGCAAGGACCAGCTCACTCCAAG ATTTTCTCAGTTAGACTCACACTGGGAGATCAGCACTGGGAAGCAGAGGGGACCAGCATCAAGAAAGCCCAGCATTCCGCTGCAGCGTCTGCCCTCGCTGAGACGACACTTCCCAAGCCCACCGTGAGGACGCCCCGCAACACAG CAGATGGTTTGACACACACCATGGAGTTAAATGCACTATGTATGAAGCTTGGTAAAAAGCCTATGTATAAACCCATCGACACGTACCCAGGGATGAGACCGCCAAACTTCAACTACAATGTCCGGGCTCCAGGTCCTTACCAGCGCTCTATGCAACA gTACTACTATCCATTTCCTCCAGTGGGACCAATGTTATACCACATGGAGCTTTCCATCGGAGGCCAGCAGTTTTTTGGTAAGGGACGCACACGGCAGTTAGCAAAACATGACGCTGCTGCCAAGGCCCTGAAAGTGCTGCACAAGGAGCCAATATTGCAACAGTTGCCAGTG ATGAATGGAGAGCCCGAGGAGGAGAACCTCAACAAATCAGAAATCAGTCAAGTGTTTGAAATCGCACTTAAACGCAACTTACCTGTCAACTTTGAG gttttAAAGGAAGAAGGCCCTCCCCACATGAAGAGTTTTGTAGTCTGTGTTACAGTCGGGGAGTTCACTGGAGAGGGCGAGGGAAAGAGTAAAAAGATTGCCAAgaagctggcagcagcagcggtgctGGGGGAGCTGAAGAGGCTGCCCCATATACCCAGTGTGGAAAAGACGCTGCCACGCATCAAGAAGAAAACCAAATCCATCATCAAG CTACAAACCAGCCCAGAATACGGTCAGGGAATGAATCCCATCAGCCGCCTGGCTCAGATCCAGCAGGCCAAGAAGGAGAAAGAACCAGAGTACAGCATGGTGACAGAGAGGGGTCTGCCTCGACGCAGGGAGTTTGTCATGCAG GTGATGGTGTGTGGGCAGTCTGCAGAGGGAATGGGACCTAGTAAGAAGGTGGCCAAGAGGAACgcagcagagaaaatgctgGAGCTCTTGGGTTATAAAgtgcctcagcctcagcccccTAAACCGGCACTCAAAACGGATGAAAAG ACCCCAGTGAAAAAGCCTGGTGATGGGCGCAAAGTGACCTTCTTTGAACCCGGCTCTGTAGAGGATGTGGCATTGG GTTCCAAGGAGGAGGACTTCCGCCTGCCTTACCTGAGCCACCAGCAGCTACCTGCAGGTATCCTGCCCATGGTCCCTGAGGTGGCTCAAGCAGTTGGAGCCTGCCAAGGACCCCAGGCCAAGGACTACAGTCGAGCTATCCCCAACCCAGGCAAGGCCACAATCACTGCCATGATTGCCAACGAGCTGCTTTACGCAGGGACATCCCTGACTGCTGAGACTATCCtaaagaacaaaaataacatgaacCAACTGCCCCACGGACCCCTCACCAGGCCTTCAGAACAGCTCAGCTATCTTGCATCCGTGCAGGGCCTGCAG gTGGAATATAAAGATTTCCCCAAAAACAATAAGAATGAGTTTGTGTCACTGATTaactgctcctcccagccaccGCTCATCAGTCATGGGATTGGAAAAGATGTAGAATCCTGTCATGATATG GCTGCACTGAATATATTGAAATTGCTCTCCGAGTTGGACCAGCAGCCAAATGAAAGGACAGGAAATGGACCAGTCTCTAG GTGTGGCAAGCAGGAAATCGAAGGAGACTTGCACCTCAAACAGACTAACTCAAGCACATTGGCACAGACCCTGGATGGCACTGTTTAG
- the stau1 gene encoding double-stranded RNA-binding protein Staufen homolog 1 isoform X2, giving the protein MSQLQFQCPASPMPAASAPLQLGQPQPGYSIPCASGTLPSESASQPIRSSALPAGSATPYTTTTVSNMANPKEKTPMCLVNELARFNKIQPEYKLLCEQGPAHSKIFSVRLTLGDQHWEAEGTSIKKAQHSAAASALAETTLPKPTVRTPRNTGKNPDGLTHTMELNALCMKLGKKPMYKPIDTYPGMRPPNFNYNVRAPGPYQRSMQQYYYPFPPVGPMLYHMELSIGGQQFFGKGRTRQLAKHDAAAKALKVLHKEPILQQLPVMNGEPEEENLNKSEISQVFEIALKRNLPVNFEVLKEEGPPHMKSFVVCVTVGEFTGEGEGKSKKIAKKLAAAAVLGELKRLPHIPSVEKTLPRIKKKTKSIIKLQTSPEYGQGMNPISRLAQIQQAKKEKEPEYSMVTERGLPRRREFVMQVMVCGQSAEGMGPSKKVAKRNAAEKMLELLGYKVPQPQPPKPALKTDEKTPVKKPGDGRKVTFFEPGSVEDVALGSKEEDFRLPYLSHQQLPAGILPMVPEVAQAVGACQGPQAKDYSRAIPNPGKATITAMIANELLYAGTSLTAETILKNKNNMNQLPHGPLTRPSEQLSYLASVQGLQVEYKDFPKNNKNEFVSLINCSSQPPLISHGIGKDVESCHDMAALNILKLLSELDQQPNERTGNGPVSRCGKQEIEGDLHLKQTNSSTLAQTLDGTV; this is encoded by the exons ATGTCCCAGCTCCAGTTTCAGTGTCCGGCTAGCCCTATGCCTGCTGCCTCTGCCCCACTGCAGCTGGGGCAGCCACAACCTGGCTACAGCATCCCTTGTGCCTCAGGCACCCTACCCTCGGAGAGCGccagccagccaatcaggagctCCGCTCTGCCCGCGGGCTCAGCCACTCCCTACACTACCACCAcag TATCTAACATGGCAAACCCTAAAGAGAAGACCCCCATGTGTTTGGTGAATGAGTTAGCCCGTTTCAATAAGATCCAACCTGAGTATAAGCTGCTTTGTGAGCAAGGACCAGCTCACTCCAAG ATTTTCTCAGTTAGACTCACACTGGGAGATCAGCACTGGGAAGCAGAGGGGACCAGCATCAAGAAAGCCCAGCATTCCGCTGCAGCGTCTGCCCTCGCTGAGACGACACTTCCCAAGCCCACCGTGAGGACGCCCCGCAACACAGGCAAGAACCCAG ATGGTTTGACACACACCATGGAGTTAAATGCACTATGTATGAAGCTTGGTAAAAAGCCTATGTATAAACCCATCGACACGTACCCAGGGATGAGACCGCCAAACTTCAACTACAATGTCCGGGCTCCAGGTCCTTACCAGCGCTCTATGCAACA gTACTACTATCCATTTCCTCCAGTGGGACCAATGTTATACCACATGGAGCTTTCCATCGGAGGCCAGCAGTTTTTTGGTAAGGGACGCACACGGCAGTTAGCAAAACATGACGCTGCTGCCAAGGCCCTGAAAGTGCTGCACAAGGAGCCAATATTGCAACAGTTGCCAGTG ATGAATGGAGAGCCCGAGGAGGAGAACCTCAACAAATCAGAAATCAGTCAAGTGTTTGAAATCGCACTTAAACGCAACTTACCTGTCAACTTTGAG gttttAAAGGAAGAAGGCCCTCCCCACATGAAGAGTTTTGTAGTCTGTGTTACAGTCGGGGAGTTCACTGGAGAGGGCGAGGGAAAGAGTAAAAAGATTGCCAAgaagctggcagcagcagcggtgctGGGGGAGCTGAAGAGGCTGCCCCATATACCCAGTGTGGAAAAGACGCTGCCACGCATCAAGAAGAAAACCAAATCCATCATCAAG CTACAAACCAGCCCAGAATACGGTCAGGGAATGAATCCCATCAGCCGCCTGGCTCAGATCCAGCAGGCCAAGAAGGAGAAAGAACCAGAGTACAGCATGGTGACAGAGAGGGGTCTGCCTCGACGCAGGGAGTTTGTCATGCAG GTGATGGTGTGTGGGCAGTCTGCAGAGGGAATGGGACCTAGTAAGAAGGTGGCCAAGAGGAACgcagcagagaaaatgctgGAGCTCTTGGGTTATAAAgtgcctcagcctcagcccccTAAACCGGCACTCAAAACGGATGAAAAG ACCCCAGTGAAAAAGCCTGGTGATGGGCGCAAAGTGACCTTCTTTGAACCCGGCTCTGTAGAGGATGTGGCATTGG GTTCCAAGGAGGAGGACTTCCGCCTGCCTTACCTGAGCCACCAGCAGCTACCTGCAGGTATCCTGCCCATGGTCCCTGAGGTGGCTCAAGCAGTTGGAGCCTGCCAAGGACCCCAGGCCAAGGACTACAGTCGAGCTATCCCCAACCCAGGCAAGGCCACAATCACTGCCATGATTGCCAACGAGCTGCTTTACGCAGGGACATCCCTGACTGCTGAGACTATCCtaaagaacaaaaataacatgaacCAACTGCCCCACGGACCCCTCACCAGGCCTTCAGAACAGCTCAGCTATCTTGCATCCGTGCAGGGCCTGCAG gTGGAATATAAAGATTTCCCCAAAAACAATAAGAATGAGTTTGTGTCACTGATTaactgctcctcccagccaccGCTCATCAGTCATGGGATTGGAAAAGATGTAGAATCCTGTCATGATATG GCTGCACTGAATATATTGAAATTGCTCTCCGAGTTGGACCAGCAGCCAAATGAAAGGACAGGAAATGGACCAGTCTCTAG GTGTGGCAAGCAGGAAATCGAAGGAGACTTGCACCTCAAACAGACTAACTCAAGCACATTGGCACAGACCCTGGATGGCACTGTTTAG